One Streptomyces coeruleorubidus DNA segment encodes these proteins:
- a CDS encoding ABC transporter ATP-binding protein, whose protein sequence is MSKPDTSGSTLTQDTAADGEVLLKVTGLEKHFPIRKGLLQRQTGAVRAVDGIDFEVRKGETLGVVGESGCGKSTMGRLITRLLEPTGGTVEFEGKDITHLKTGELRPMRRDVQMIFQDPYSSLNPRHTIGTIVGAPFRLQGVEPEGGVKKEVQRLLSVVGLNPEHYNRYPHEFSGGQRQRIGIARALALNPKLVVADEPVSALDVSIQAQVVNLLDDLQEELGLTYVIIAHDLSVVRHVSDRIAVMYLGKIVELADRDKLYKSPMHPYSKALLSAVPIPDPKRRGVKSERILLKGDVPSPIAPPSGCRFHTRCWKATEICKTTEPPLVELRAGQRVACHHPENFEDQQPQDTKLLSSAKEASVGKAAAEESAQK, encoded by the coding sequence GTGAGCAAACCGGACACGAGCGGGAGCACCCTCACCCAGGACACCGCCGCCGACGGCGAGGTCCTGCTGAAGGTGACCGGCCTGGAGAAGCACTTCCCGATCCGCAAGGGCCTGCTCCAGCGGCAGACCGGCGCGGTGCGCGCCGTCGACGGCATCGACTTCGAGGTCCGCAAGGGCGAGACGCTCGGCGTCGTCGGCGAGTCGGGCTGCGGCAAGTCCACCATGGGCCGGCTGATCACCCGGCTGCTCGAACCGACCGGCGGCACGGTCGAGTTCGAGGGCAAGGACATCACGCACCTGAAGACAGGCGAGCTGCGCCCGATGCGCCGCGACGTGCAGATGATCTTCCAGGACCCGTACTCCTCGCTGAACCCCCGGCACACCATCGGCACGATCGTCGGCGCCCCCTTCCGGCTCCAGGGCGTCGAGCCCGAGGGCGGGGTGAAGAAGGAGGTCCAGCGGCTGCTGTCGGTGGTCGGCCTCAACCCCGAGCACTACAACCGCTATCCGCACGAGTTCTCCGGCGGCCAGCGCCAGCGCATCGGCATCGCCCGGGCGCTCGCCCTCAACCCCAAGCTGGTGGTGGCGGACGAGCCGGTCTCCGCGCTGGACGTGTCGATCCAGGCGCAGGTGGTGAACCTGCTGGACGACCTCCAGGAGGAGCTCGGCCTGACGTACGTGATCATCGCGCACGACCTGTCGGTCGTCCGGCACGTCTCGGACCGGATCGCCGTGATGTACCTCGGCAAGATCGTCGAGCTGGCTGACCGCGACAAGCTGTACAAGTCGCCGATGCACCCGTACTCCAAGGCGCTGCTGTCGGCCGTGCCGATACCGGATCCCAAGCGCCGGGGCGTCAAGAGCGAGCGCATCCTGCTCAAGGGCGACGTGCCCTCGCCGATCGCCCCGCCGAGCGGCTGCCGCTTCCACACCCGGTGCTGGAAGGCGACGGAGATCTGCAAGACCACGGAGCCGCCGCTGGTGGAGCTGCGGGCCGGGCAGCGCGTCGCCTGCCACCACCCGGAGAACTTCGAGGACCAGCAGCCGCAGGACACCAAGCTGCTGTCCTCGGCGAAGGAGGCGTCGGTGGGGAAGGCCGCTGCCGAGGAGTCCGCGCAGAAGTAA
- a CDS encoding trimeric intracellular cation channel family protein: MLQQLFSPSVQHTLDLIGIFVFAISGALLAVRKNFDVFGIAVLAEVTALGGGLFRDLVIGAVPPAAFTDLGYFLTPLLATLLVFFLHPQVERIQVAVNVFDAAGLGLFCVAGTIKAYEYGLGLTASAGLGLTTAVGGGVLRDVLANEVPSLLRWDRDLYAVPAIVGAALAALCIRYDALNPFTSALAVITAFVLRLLAMRFHWRAPRAWHRRSTVSEEEQPVLP; the protein is encoded by the coding sequence GTGCTCCAACAACTGTTCAGCCCCTCCGTCCAGCACACGCTCGACCTGATCGGCATCTTCGTCTTCGCGATCTCCGGCGCCCTCCTGGCCGTACGCAAGAACTTCGACGTGTTCGGCATCGCCGTGCTCGCCGAGGTCACCGCGCTGGGCGGCGGGCTCTTCCGTGACCTGGTCATCGGGGCCGTACCGCCCGCCGCCTTCACGGACCTGGGGTACTTCCTCACCCCGCTGCTCGCCACCCTGCTCGTCTTCTTCCTGCACCCGCAGGTGGAGCGCATCCAGGTCGCCGTGAACGTCTTCGACGCGGCCGGCCTCGGCCTGTTCTGCGTCGCCGGCACGATCAAGGCGTACGAGTACGGGCTCGGCCTGACCGCCTCCGCCGGCCTGGGGCTGACCACCGCGGTGGGCGGCGGTGTGCTGCGGGACGTGCTCGCCAACGAGGTGCCCTCGCTGCTGCGCTGGGACCGCGACCTCTATGCGGTCCCGGCGATCGTCGGCGCCGCCCTGGCCGCCCTGTGCATCCGCTACGACGCCCTGAACCCGTTCACCAGCGCCCTCGCGGTGATCACCGCCTTCGTGCTGCGCCTGCTCGCGATGCGGTTCCACTGGCGAGCTCCGCGGGCGTGGCACCGGCGGTCGACGGTGAGCGAGGAAGAGCAGCCCGTCCTGCCGTGA